The Bacillota bacterium region TCCTGTAAGCTCCTGTATCTCCCGTTTAAACCTGGCCGCATCGCTATTGCCATCACTCAAGTGCAGCAACCATATCTCCTGCACCTTTGATAGATCATTAACTTTCAGAAATTCCTTTACCGTCTCAAGGCTCATATGACTGCGAAGGATGCGCTTTTTCATCTCTGGCGGTAGTGTACCGGTTTCCACCTTGTCATTCATTATGTCCAGAGCATAATTACATTCGACCATGACATGGGTTAATCCCAGAAATCGGTACCTGCAATAATAACTGTCGGTGATGTATACCAGCTTATCCCCTGCACGGTTTGCCAGCAGATAGCCCAACGGTTCTGCAGCATCGTGTTGTACATTGAAGGGATATATGACCCAGGTACCAATATAAAACTTTTGCTTCGCCTTAATGATATGTGCCCGGTGGCCGGTTATTCCGAGAGCTTCCGCTGTGCCCTGGCTCATATAGCAGTCTATTCCAGTCT contains the following coding sequences:
- a CDS encoding MBL fold metallo-hydrolase gives rise to the protein MIEILPLASGSKGNCYRVTDGSTPLLLECGISRKEIQKGLRFRTIEIAAALVTHEHKDHCKAVQDIMKTGIDCYMSQGTAEALGITGHRAHIIKAKQKFYIGTWVIYPFNVQHDAAEPLGYLLANRAGDKLVYITDSYYCRYRFLGLTHVMVECNYALDIMNDKVETGTLPPEMKKRILRSHMSLETVKEFLKVNDLSKVQEIWLLHLSDGNSDAARFKREIQELTGKMVFVA